A section of the Bacillus pumilus genome encodes:
- a CDS encoding PTS mannitol transporter subunit IICB codes for MQEKSGFRVKVQRFGSYLSGMIMPNIGAFIAWGLITALFIPSGYLPNEQLATLVGPMINYLLPLLIGYTGGKLVYDHRGGVLGATATIGVIVGSDIPMFLGAMIMGPLGGYLIKKIDQLFKDRIKSGFEMLVNNFTAGILGAILVAIAFYAIGPVVLGLNKALAAGVDIIVNAHLLPLASIFIEPAKVLFLNNAINQGILGPLGVEQAAKTGQSVLFLLETNPGPGLGVLLAYMFFGRGNAKQSAPGAIVIQFLGGIHEIYFPYILMKPKLILAVIAGGASGVLTFTLLNAGLKAVPSPGSIIALMLMSPKGGHLAVLAGVVVATVVSFLVASVILKASKAVDEDLTAATEKMQDMKGKKSAAAAALTAQKEGAEANEQAASPSDVIPDDVNKIIFACDAGMGSSAMGASILKNKVKKAELDIDVTNTSISNIPNDADVVFTHKDLTDRAKAKLPGAVHISVDNFLNSPKYDELIEKLKK; via the coding sequence ATGCAGGAAAAAAGCGGATTTCGCGTAAAAGTACAGCGCTTTGGAAGCTATTTAAGCGGCATGATTATGCCGAATATTGGAGCATTTATCGCTTGGGGACTCATTACGGCACTGTTTATTCCGAGTGGCTATTTGCCAAATGAACAGTTAGCTACACTTGTGGGCCCAATGATCAACTACTTACTGCCGCTCTTAATCGGTTACACAGGCGGTAAACTCGTATACGACCATCGAGGCGGGGTACTCGGTGCAACCGCAACGATTGGGGTCATTGTCGGGTCAGATATTCCGATGTTTTTAGGTGCCATGATCATGGGACCACTTGGCGGTTACTTGATTAAGAAAATTGATCAGCTCTTCAAAGATCGAATCAAATCGGGCTTTGAGATGCTTGTGAATAATTTTACGGCAGGGATTCTAGGTGCCATTCTTGTCGCGATTGCCTTCTATGCTATCGGACCAGTTGTACTTGGTCTAAATAAAGCCCTTGCGGCAGGTGTAGATATCATTGTGAATGCACATTTGCTTCCGCTGGCAAGTATTTTCATTGAACCAGCAAAAGTCTTGTTCTTAAACAATGCGATTAACCAAGGAATCTTAGGTCCGTTAGGGGTAGAGCAAGCGGCGAAGACAGGGCAGTCTGTTCTGTTCTTGCTTGAAACAAACCCAGGACCAGGTTTAGGTGTCTTACTTGCATACATGTTCTTCGGAAGAGGGAACGCAAAGCAGTCTGCACCGGGTGCGATTGTCATTCAATTTTTAGGCGGTATTCATGAGATTTACTTCCCGTACATCTTAATGAAACCAAAGCTTATTTTAGCGGTCATTGCAGGGGGAGCGAGCGGCGTTCTGACCTTTACCCTGTTAAATGCAGGCTTAAAGGCTGTGCCGTCACCAGGAAGTATTATCGCTCTTATGCTCATGTCACCAAAAGGCGGACATCTTGCTGTTCTAGCAGGTGTCGTCGTGGCAACCGTCGTCTCTTTCCTTGTCGCTTCTGTAATTTTAAAAGCCTCTAAAGCAGTTGACGAGGATTTAACAGCAGCAACAGAAAAAATGCAGGACATGAAAGGGAAGAAAAGTGCAGCAGCAGCTGCTCTTACAGCTCAAAAAGAAGGTGCTGAAGCAAACGAACAAGCAGCATCTCCAAGTGATGTGATTCCAGATGACGTGAACAAAATCATCTTTGCCTGCGATGCAGGAATGGGCTCAAGTGCGATGGGCGCATCCATTTTAAAGAATAAAGTCAAAAAGGCAGAGCTTGATATTGATGTGACAAACACATCCATCAGCAACATTCCGAATGACGCTGATGTGGTCTTTACTCATAAAGATTTAACAGACAGAGCGAAGGCGAAATTGCCAGGCGCTGTGCATATCTCAGTAGATAATTTCTTAAACAGTCCGAAATACGATGAGCTGATTGAGAAATTGAAAAAATAA
- a CDS encoding PTS sugar transporter subunit IIA, with protein sequence MKQVLSKDNIFLNEQAGSKEEAIKKAGEVLVANGYVTSDYVDKMFERENISSTFMGNGIAIPHGTEDAKAAVLHSGISIIQIPDGVEYGEGNIAKVVFGIAGKNNEHLDILSQIAIVCSEEENVERIIHAKDQDELIAIFNEVN encoded by the coding sequence ATGAAACAAGTACTTTCAAAAGACAATATTTTTCTAAACGAACAAGCAGGATCGAAAGAAGAAGCCATCAAAAAAGCAGGCGAAGTCTTAGTGGCAAATGGCTATGTCACAAGTGATTATGTTGACAAAATGTTTGAAAGAGAAAATATCTCATCTACATTTATGGGCAATGGGATTGCGATACCTCATGGAACAGAGGATGCAAAAGCAGCTGTCCTTCATTCTGGGATTTCCATCATTCAAATTCCAGATGGTGTTGAATACGGCGAAGGAAATATCGCCAAAGTCGTTTTTGGCATCGCTGGTAAAAACAACGAACATCTCGATATTCTTTCTCAAATTGCGATTGTCTGTTCAGAAGAGGAAAATGTAGAACGCATTATCCATGCCAAGGATCAGGATGAACTGATCGCCATCTTTAACGAGGTGAACTAA
- a CDS encoding mannitol-1-phosphate 5-dehydrogenase encodes MKALHFGAGNIGRGFIGSLLKTSGFELVFTDVNEAVINELNARGEYTVELAAPGQKQEIVGPVTAINSAQDPAALTEAVASADLITTAVGPAVLKIIASSIAEGLKQKNPDHIINIVACENMIGGSSHLKEAVFSHLTEEEQKALSQTVGFPNAAVDRIVPIQHHEDILKVSVEPFFEWVIDETGFIGDVPQIDGATFVQDLTPYIERKLFTVNTGHALAAYVGYQQGVQTIKEAVDTPEIRQVVEGALHETGSYLIDTYGFKKEEHDAYIQKIIKRFENVFISDEVTRVARSPLRKLGADDRLIGPAKKMKQPVYLIKGIAAALAYDFAEDEEAVRLQKLRKEKGIEGVLEEVCGLTPTDDLYQAILKETTR; translated from the coding sequence ATGAAGGCACTTCATTTTGGAGCAGGGAATATTGGCAGAGGGTTTATCGGATCTTTGTTAAAAACATCAGGTTTTGAGCTTGTCTTTACCGATGTAAATGAAGCGGTCATCAACGAGCTGAATGCACGAGGAGAATACACGGTTGAACTCGCAGCACCAGGTCAGAAGCAAGAAATAGTCGGCCCAGTGACAGCGATTAATTCTGCACAAGATCCAGCGGCATTAACAGAGGCTGTGGCATCAGCCGATTTGATTACAACAGCTGTTGGACCAGCTGTTTTGAAGATCATTGCTTCATCCATTGCAGAGGGACTAAAACAGAAAAACCCTGACCATATTATCAACATCGTGGCATGTGAAAATATGATTGGAGGCAGCTCTCATTTAAAAGAAGCTGTTTTCTCTCATCTCACAGAAGAGGAACAAAAGGCGCTGTCACAAACAGTTGGTTTTCCAAACGCTGCTGTGGACCGCATTGTACCGATTCAGCACCATGAGGATATTCTAAAAGTATCAGTCGAGCCTTTTTTCGAGTGGGTCATTGATGAGACTGGCTTTATCGGAGACGTTCCTCAAATTGACGGAGCAACCTTTGTACAAGATTTGACGCCGTATATTGAGCGCAAGCTCTTTACTGTCAATACAGGACATGCGCTAGCAGCTTATGTCGGGTATCAGCAAGGTGTTCAAACGATTAAAGAAGCCGTCGATACACCAGAGATTCGTCAGGTAGTTGAAGGTGCACTTCACGAAACGGGCAGTTATTTAATCGACACATACGGCTTTAAAAAAGAAGAACATGATGCGTATATACAAAAAATCATCAAACGATTCGAAAATGTTTTTATTTCCGATGAAGTCACTCGTGTCGCACGCTCTCCTCTTAGAAAGCTAGGAGCAGATGACCGTTTAATCGGTCCTGCGAAAAAGATGAAGCAGCCAGTGTACTTAATCAAAGGCATTGCTGCAGCTCTTGCTTATGACTTTGCCGAAGACGAAGAAGCGGTTCGTTTGCAGAAATTAAGAAAAGAAAAAGGCATTGAAGGTGTGCTAGAAGAAGTATGTGGCCTCACGCCAACAGATGATCTTTATCAAGCCATTCTGAAAGAAACAACTCGATAA
- a CDS encoding methyl-accepting chemotaxis protein, translating into MKRKMFASRSVFFQLMSAIIVITILTGGLVGTTGYLLAKHVLIDAGKADLKHIVSGAMATLEQLNDRVEKKELTLEQAQEQARIYLSGPKNDNGKGYQFQKSDFIYKNKGYLVAYGADYSSQVHPVNDIGVIPDNTTNREKMVAGAKSEGEDAHYVTYLDKDDATGEEKQKLAYMSQFAPWNWSIGIAVFQDEFYKELEQMKLYMMLITAGVALLSLGVFYLAARGKVRLLKQVTAASKEIAAGNLERTSLKETTDEIGQLAKGFNHMSGELRTLVSGLQETSSQLVESATDLSAISEETSASSEEIGRAIGDISTGTLHQASDLDVANQQMTQFNQSIENVKEQSDQIKRISDQSSQSSQQGQQIVQQLKQSNEQSIQASQGIRVGIEQLSTKVQDISKITDTIESISNETNLLALNASIEAARAGEHGKGFSVVASEVRNLAEQTKQSAVQIQQMVQGIKEETTATAGMMSNTMDRFAELDKAVHATEHEFNAISTSISQTIVETDAMAKELNALLEQNDLITKAMQGAAHISQESAAAIEEITASTDEQVTAISNVAKAAERLNELSIRLNHDIARYRL; encoded by the coding sequence ATGAAAAGGAAAATGTTTGCATCAAGGAGTGTCTTTTTTCAATTAATGTCTGCCATTATCGTCATCACGATCTTAACCGGTGGACTTGTTGGGACAACGGGGTATTTGTTAGCGAAACATGTCTTAATTGATGCGGGGAAAGCAGATTTAAAGCACATCGTTAGCGGAGCAATGGCAACGCTTGAACAGTTGAATGATCGTGTAGAGAAAAAAGAACTGACGCTTGAACAGGCGCAGGAACAAGCCCGTATTTACTTGAGCGGTCCTAAAAATGACAACGGGAAAGGGTACCAATTTCAAAAGTCAGATTTTATCTATAAAAATAAAGGCTATCTTGTCGCATATGGAGCAGATTATTCCTCTCAAGTCCATCCCGTCAATGACATTGGCGTCATTCCAGATAACACGACCAATCGTGAAAAAATGGTCGCTGGAGCCAAATCAGAAGGTGAGGATGCACACTATGTGACCTATTTAGATAAGGACGATGCCACTGGGGAAGAAAAGCAAAAGCTTGCCTATATGAGCCAGTTCGCGCCATGGAATTGGAGTATCGGTATCGCCGTCTTTCAGGATGAATTTTATAAAGAATTAGAGCAGATGAAGCTCTATATGATGCTCATTACAGCAGGTGTCGCCCTTCTCAGTCTTGGCGTCTTTTATTTAGCTGCTCGAGGAAAGGTCAGACTGCTCAAGCAAGTCACTGCTGCTTCAAAAGAAATTGCGGCGGGAAATCTTGAACGAACAAGTTTAAAAGAAACAACAGATGAAATTGGACAGCTGGCAAAAGGCTTTAATCATATGTCAGGAGAACTCCGGACACTTGTCAGCGGTCTACAGGAGACGAGCAGTCAACTCGTCGAATCAGCGACAGATTTATCAGCGATATCTGAAGAAACCTCAGCAAGCAGTGAGGAGATTGGACGAGCGATTGGTGACATATCGACTGGAACACTTCATCAGGCATCTGACCTTGATGTAGCCAATCAACAAATGACCCAGTTCAATCAATCCATTGAGAACGTCAAAGAACAAAGTGACCAAATTAAACGAATCTCTGACCAATCGAGTCAATCGTCGCAGCAGGGTCAGCAAATTGTTCAGCAATTAAAACAATCAAATGAACAGTCCATACAAGCGTCTCAAGGGATTAGAGTAGGCATTGAGCAATTAAGTACAAAAGTACAGGATATCTCTAAAATTACAGATACAATTGAAAGCATTTCAAATGAGACGAATTTACTTGCGCTGAATGCCAGTATTGAAGCAGCACGCGCAGGAGAGCACGGCAAGGGCTTCTCGGTTGTGGCGAGTGAAGTGCGGAATTTAGCTGAGCAGACAAAACAGTCAGCAGTGCAAATTCAGCAAATGGTACAAGGCATTAAAGAAGAAACGACAGCAACAGCCGGCATGATGTCAAACACAATGGATCGTTTTGCTGAGTTAGATAAAGCGGTACATGCGACAGAACATGAATTCAATGCCATCTCTACGTCGATTTCACAAACCATCGTTGAAACAGACGCAATGGCAAAAGAACTGAATGCATTGCTTGAGCAAAACGACCTCATCACTAAAGCCATGCAAGGCGCAGCCCATATTTCTCAAGAAAGTGCTGCTGCAATTGAAGAGATCACCGCATCTACAGACGAACAAGTGACAGCGATCTCCAATGTGGCAAAAGCAGCAGAAAGACTCAATGAACTAAGCATCCGATTGAATCACGATATTGCGCGTTATCGTCTATAA
- a CDS encoding RidA family protein — protein sequence MEKITRKNPESMPKPVGNYSHITRVPKGAGLFVTSGQVGTDIDGQVPSSLNDQVTNTFENIKKILESEGLNEEHVIKVNIWATEEIDWDHLYPQWDTIFKTAYPSMTVAYVSALGWPELKIEIELWCADI from the coding sequence ATGGAAAAAATCACGAGGAAAAACCCAGAAAGTATGCCGAAGCCCGTTGGCAACTATAGTCATATCACACGAGTACCAAAGGGCGCGGGTTTATTTGTTACATCCGGTCAAGTCGGAACAGATATCGATGGACAAGTACCATCAAGTTTAAACGACCAGGTAACCAATACGTTTGAAAATATCAAAAAAATTCTTGAATCAGAAGGATTGAATGAAGAGCATGTCATCAAGGTCAATATATGGGCTACGGAAGAAATCGACTGGGATCATCTATATCCTCAGTGGGATACGATCTTTAAAACAGCTTACCCATCAATGACGGTTGCTTATGTATCAGCTTTAGGATGGCCTGAGCTGAAAATTGAAATTGAGCTATGGTGCGCCGATATATGA
- a CDS encoding DUF2651 family protein: MAVFILFVVFGFPILSVLIGIFGTMLLKNVWMPTLIVLLASVILMYTSIGGNESFLIWVIIYTVFTLIAAWMTKRFRFK; this comes from the coding sequence ATGGCTGTTTTTATTTTATTCGTTGTATTTGGCTTCCCTATTCTTTCTGTGCTGATTGGGATTTTTGGCACAATGCTTTTGAAGAATGTTTGGATGCCGACTTTGATTGTCCTGTTAGCCAGTGTCATTCTCATGTACACATCCATTGGCGGGAATGAATCCTTTCTTATTTGGGTCATCATCTACACCGTCTTTACGTTGATCGCTGCATGGATGACAAAGCGGTTTCGGTTCAAGTAA
- a CDS encoding DUF5316 domain-containing protein, whose protein sequence is MRNKHAFIAGVCSMIVICSAAMILQHHEWIGWISGGISMIGIMISGLLMGAWTSGDETRAAYHSETKEHRMWRLDTAFLMMIFALPHMAVSIFYFFM, encoded by the coding sequence ATGAGAAATAAACATGCCTTTATCGCCGGTGTGTGCTCAATGATTGTCATTTGCAGTGCCGCTATGATTTTGCAGCACCATGAGTGGATAGGATGGATCAGTGGTGGAATCTCTATGATCGGCATCATGATATCTGGGCTTCTAATGGGAGCTTGGACAAGCGGAGATGAGACAAGAGCCGCCTATCATTCTGAAACGAAAGAGCACCGCATGTGGCGTCTTGATACGGCCTTTCTCATGATGATCTTTGCACTTCCGCACATGGCAGTGTCGATCTTTTATTTTTTCATGTAA
- a CDS encoding VOC family protein, translated as MKMKYTILYVNDVEASIHFYQHVLGFPMKLRVESYVEFDTGDVTLSINSRQDVKDALGLPVPEANQGSQTFEIGFVVDDVEQTIASMKEKGVSIIKEPAKKPWGQTVAYVADPDGHFIEICDAVS; from the coding sequence ATGAAAATGAAATATACCATTCTATATGTAAACGATGTTGAGGCAAGTATTCATTTTTATCAACATGTACTTGGCTTTCCTATGAAACTCAGAGTTGAATCCTATGTTGAGTTTGATACTGGAGATGTGACCTTATCAATTAACTCACGTCAGGATGTCAAAGATGCGCTTGGATTACCTGTCCCAGAAGCCAATCAAGGCTCTCAAACGTTTGAAATTGGGTTTGTTGTGGATGATGTGGAACAAACCATTGCATCAATGAAGGAAAAAGGGGTTTCGATCATTAAAGAACCTGCAAAAAAACCATGGGGGCAAACCGTCGCTTATGTCGCTGATCCTGATGGTCATTTCATTGAAATATGTGATGCCGTCTCCTAA
- a CDS encoding excalibur calcium-binding domain-containing protein: MLKKIMVAVLSLGLLLSVTQVDTHTADAKTVKSYKNCKALNKVYKGGVAKSKNTKNKGGKTKYKPYASKALYLKNKHLDRDKDGIACER, translated from the coding sequence ATGTTGAAAAAAATCATGGTAGCTGTCTTGTCCTTAGGTCTTTTACTAAGCGTTACACAAGTCGACACCCACACTGCAGATGCAAAAACAGTCAAGTCCTACAAAAACTGCAAAGCGCTGAACAAAGTCTATAAAGGCGGCGTGGCAAAAAGCAAAAACACGAAAAACAAAGGCGGCAAAACAAAATACAAGCCGTATGCATCAAAAGCACTTTATCTTAAAAATAAGCACCTTGACCGTGATAAAGACGGCATTGCATGTGAACGCTAA
- a CDS encoding Cof-type HAD-IIB family hydrolase, which yields MIQSGVLNLSIQADKKDIRLIAIDMDGTLLNSEHVIPEENKQAIKDAEAKGVHVVISTGRTLMTCRELVEPLKLSSYLVTANGSEIWDSNFQLIERDLLHPDHVQMMWDLKNRYETDYWASTVDKVWRGEFPERIHDHEWLKFGFDIHDDDVREEVLNTLKTNEHLEITNSSPTNIEVNAAGINKAAALAKVAERIGCTMDNVMSLGDSLNDMAMIQEAGLGIAMGNAQEVVKEAADWITAPNTEHGVAKAIQHWVLSK from the coding sequence ATGATACAAAGTGGGGTACTCAATTTGTCCATACAAGCTGATAAGAAAGACATCCGATTGATTGCCATTGATATGGATGGCACGCTGTTAAACAGTGAACACGTCATTCCAGAGGAAAACAAACAAGCCATTAAAGATGCTGAAGCAAAAGGAGTCCATGTGGTGATTAGCACAGGTCGTACACTGATGACATGCCGAGAGCTCGTTGAGCCGCTTAAGCTGTCTTCTTACCTTGTGACAGCAAATGGAAGTGAAATCTGGGATTCAAACTTCCAATTGATCGAACGAGATCTGCTGCATCCTGATCATGTCCAAATGATGTGGGATCTAAAAAACAGGTACGAAACCGATTACTGGGCTTCCACTGTGGATAAGGTGTGGAGAGGTGAATTCCCAGAACGAATTCATGACCATGAATGGTTGAAATTTGGCTTTGATATTCATGATGATGACGTTCGTGAGGAAGTACTCAATACATTGAAAACAAATGAGCATCTAGAAATCACAAATTCAAGTCCGACCAATATTGAAGTCAATGCAGCGGGCATTAACAAAGCGGCAGCTCTTGCAAAGGTAGCGGAACGCATTGGCTGTACGATGGACAATGTCATGTCACTTGGCGACAGCCTAAATGATATGGCCATGATCCAAGAAGCCGGATTAGGCATTGCGATGGGAAATGCGCAAGAAGTGGTAAAAGAAGCCGCTGATTGGATTACAGCTCCTAACACAGAGCATGGTGTAGCAAAGGCGATCCAGCATTGGGTGCTGTCTAAATAA
- a CDS encoding LamB/YcsF family protein: MYQVDINCDLGESFGPYTIGSDEQILEYVTSANIACGFHAGDPTVMRKTVRMALDKGVQIGAHPGLQDLVGFGRRPLAISAEEAYDLVVYQIGALSAFLKAEGGSMQHVKPHGALYNMAAKNTELSESIAKAVYHVDPSLVLYGLSGSELALAGERMGLQVAHEVFSDRTYQTDGTLTSRREPHALIEDDELAVQQVVRMVREGKVHTVQGEDISLKADTVCIHGDGIHALQFAKTITSKLKEAGIRLKAFQ; this comes from the coding sequence ATGTATCAAGTAGATATCAACTGTGATTTGGGAGAAAGCTTTGGTCCATATACAATCGGTTCAGATGAACAAATTTTAGAATATGTCACCTCAGCCAACATCGCTTGCGGTTTTCATGCAGGAGATCCCACGGTGATGAGAAAAACCGTCAGAATGGCACTAGATAAAGGGGTACAAATTGGTGCGCATCCGGGTCTGCAAGATTTAGTCGGCTTTGGCAGACGTCCACTAGCGATTTCAGCAGAGGAAGCCTATGATCTCGTCGTCTATCAAATTGGCGCTCTATCAGCCTTTCTCAAGGCAGAAGGCGGATCGATGCAGCATGTCAAGCCACATGGTGCACTGTACAACATGGCGGCTAAAAATACTGAATTATCTGAATCTATTGCGAAGGCTGTGTATCATGTCGATCCAAGTCTTGTATTATACGGGCTTTCAGGCAGTGAACTTGCGTTAGCAGGTGAGAGAATGGGTCTTCAAGTGGCACATGAAGTGTTTTCTGATCGAACCTATCAAACAGACGGGACGCTGACATCACGCCGTGAACCACATGCACTCATTGAAGACGATGAACTGGCAGTTCAGCAGGTTGTTCGTATGGTGAGGGAAGGGAAGGTTCATACCGTTCAAGGGGAAGATATCTCGCTTAAAGCAGATACGGTTTGTATACACGGAGACGGCATTCATGCGCTCCAATTTGCCAAAACCATTACATCTAAACTGAAAGAAGCCGGCATTCGTCTCAAGGCCTTTCAATAA
- a CDS encoding NRAMP family divalent metal transporter, whose protein sequence is MKKQEVKYTKASKGNRSMLMGAAFLMATSAIGPGFLTQTTVFTQQLAASFGFVILISILLDIFAQTNVWRIIAVSEKRGQDIANMVLPGLGYVLAVLIVMGGLAFNIGNIAGAGLGFQVITGIDPRIGAAISAVIAILIFVIKEAGKAMDRFTQIAGFVMIGLMLYVAISTAPPVGEAALRTFVPKEIDILSIVTLVGGTVGGYIVFAGGHRLLDAGIKGKDALPQVTKSSVFGILITSVMRVALFLAVLGVVSKGLQIDPANPPASVFQLASGNVGYKMFGIIMWAAAITSVIGAAYTSVSFFKTFSPKIEQNQRGIIIGFIALSTICFVTIGRPVNILVLVGAINALILPLALGTLLVAAYKKDIVGDYRHPFFLTVSGAFVVVIMALMGGYTIINEIPKLWS, encoded by the coding sequence ATGAAAAAACAGGAAGTGAAGTACACGAAGGCATCAAAGGGGAACCGGTCTATGCTCATGGGCGCAGCCTTTTTAATGGCGACTTCCGCCATCGGACCGGGATTTTTAACACAAACGACTGTCTTCACGCAGCAGCTTGCGGCTAGCTTTGGATTTGTTATTCTCATCTCTATTTTGTTAGATATTTTTGCGCAAACCAATGTATGGCGCATCATCGCTGTGTCAGAAAAACGAGGGCAGGATATTGCAAATATGGTTCTGCCGGGTCTCGGATATGTACTGGCTGTTTTGATTGTCATGGGAGGGCTTGCCTTTAACATCGGAAATATCGCTGGTGCTGGTCTCGGTTTTCAGGTGATCACAGGAATTGATCCGCGAATTGGAGCAGCTATCAGTGCGGTTATTGCGATTCTGATCTTTGTGATCAAAGAGGCTGGAAAAGCAATGGACCGTTTCACACAGATAGCGGGCTTTGTCATGATCGGCTTGATGCTGTATGTGGCGATTTCAACAGCACCGCCTGTTGGGGAAGCGGCACTCAGAACCTTTGTCCCAAAAGAAATTGATATTTTATCGATTGTGACACTTGTCGGTGGGACAGTTGGCGGCTATATCGTTTTTGCTGGTGGACATCGTCTATTAGATGCTGGAATTAAAGGGAAGGATGCACTTCCTCAGGTGACCAAAAGCTCTGTTTTCGGCATCCTGATTACATCTGTGATGCGTGTCGCTTTATTTTTAGCCGTGCTAGGAGTGGTCTCAAAGGGCTTACAAATTGATCCGGCGAATCCGCCTGCTTCTGTATTCCAGTTAGCGTCTGGAAATGTTGGTTATAAAATGTTCGGGATCATTATGTGGGCAGCGGCCATTACATCGGTTATTGGAGCGGCTTACACGTCTGTTTCCTTCTTTAAAACCTTCTCACCAAAAATTGAGCAAAATCAACGTGGCATTATCATCGGTTTTATTGCTCTCTCGACTATTTGTTTTGTCACGATTGGACGACCTGTGAACATATTAGTTTTAGTTGGGGCGATCAATGCATTGATTTTACCTCTCGCACTTGGCACCTTGCTGGTAGCGGCTTATAAGAAAGACATTGTCGGGGATTATCGACATCCATTCTTTTTGACAGTATCAGGCGCATTTGTCGTTGTCATCATGGCATTGATGGGCGGGTATACCATTATCAATGAAATTCCAAAACTATGGAGCTGA